A single Cytophagia bacterium CHB2 DNA region contains:
- a CDS encoding DUF1566 domain-containing protein, protein MANVKNEKTCFVIMPFSEQRWEVFEYGIAPACKTAGFTAVRVDQLKGHFNINRKIIEQLFVCDVVIAEITDKNPNVFYEMGVAHALDNKTIMIAQNAQELPFDIRNYRCIIYQQSVKGLLQLQAQIVESLQSFDDWGRNPSNPVQDFKPFDAFIAKSEREKLLGELRIKDALLAAAVPKTQWQQLQREHQKLQQELARLQPAPLPKSSPKLILRSQPTDNLSSEQVKKMLGEKNFFDAYENKNGKGVVHQYEPLEREGKKLVLDKTTGLLWQQSGSDGTMVFKEAEQYVRGLNEKRFAGYDDWRLPTLEEAMSLMESKKHGELYLDRVFDHKQQWIWTSDHHDESAAWVVHFSDGHCNRHHVDDYLSFVRVVRGG, encoded by the coding sequence ATGGCGAATGTGAAAAATGAGAAGACTTGTTTTGTGATCATGCCCTTCAGCGAGCAGCGCTGGGAAGTGTTTGAATACGGCATTGCGCCGGCGTGCAAAACCGCGGGCTTTACGGCGGTGCGGGTGGATCAGTTGAAGGGGCATTTCAATATCAACCGCAAAATCATCGAGCAGCTTTTTGTTTGTGACGTGGTGATTGCCGAGATCACCGATAAGAACCCCAATGTGTTTTATGAGATGGGCGTGGCGCATGCGCTGGACAACAAGACGATCATGATCGCGCAAAACGCGCAAGAGCTGCCGTTCGACATCCGCAATTACCGCTGCATTATTTATCAACAATCGGTCAAAGGCCTGCTGCAATTGCAAGCGCAAATCGTGGAATCGCTGCAAAGCTTCGACGACTGGGGCCGCAACCCGAGCAATCCCGTGCAGGATTTCAAGCCGTTTGACGCGTTCATTGCTAAAAGCGAACGCGAGAAGTTGTTGGGGGAATTACGAATAAAAGACGCACTGCTGGCCGCTGCTGTGCCCAAGACGCAATGGCAACAACTGCAGCGCGAGCATCAAAAACTGCAACAAGAGCTGGCGCGCTTGCAGCCTGCGCCATTGCCAAAGTCTTCGCCCAAATTGATACTACGGTCGCAGCCGACTGACAACCTTTCCAGCGAGCAAGTCAAAAAGATGCTGGGCGAGAAGAATTTTTTTGACGCCTATGAGAATAAAAATGGTAAGGGTGTGGTGCATCAATATGAGCCGCTGGAGCGGGAGGGCAAGAAACTCGTGCTGGATAAAACCACCGGCCTGCTTTGGCAGCAGTCCGGCTCGGATGGCACGATGGTTTTTAAAGAGGCAGAACAGTACGTGCGCGGATTGAATGAGAAGCGTTTTGCAGGATACGACGATTGGCGCTTGCCCACGTTGGAAGAAGCGATGTCGCTAATGGAGTCGAAAAAACACGGCGAACTCTATCTTGATCGCGTGTTTGATCACAAACAACAGTGGATTTGGACATCTGATCACCATGACGAAAGCGCGGCGTGGGTGGTCCATTTCAGCGATGGGCATTGCAACCGCCACCATGTTGACGACTACCTCAGCTTCGTCCGTGTGGTGCGGGGCGGATAA
- a CDS encoding ATP-binding protein has protein sequence MPDLAEELYKFNPWWEGVSQPDFVARPQYAAFLQANQANSDIIILTGIRRIGKTTLMKMFIAELLKAYEPRFILYASLDSLALEKFSINEILRDYRKIHGLKLTDRVFLFFDEVAYRPKIHQELKNLYDAERVKIFASASSAAILRDTHGFLTGRSRVLEVLPLDFAEFLSFKKLEPRRAEGYLLEKSFDEYLQTGGIPEYVLTGDISYLDNLIESVIHKDIIALHGVRDVSGVKDFFRLLMERAGKQFTINKVARIFGVSPDTVRRYLEYFTQTFLVYTIERCGKLNERLRSPKKLYAADVGMRNHLTGFRDKGAIFENLVFLKIKQRGPCYVYQNGVELDFLAGQVLCEVKLGGELTAKQQSFFAAFPARKKVLVQGMQDYLKLEELLA, from the coding sequence ATGCCTGACTTAGCCGAAGAACTCTACAAATTCAATCCTTGGTGGGAAGGCGTTTCTCAACCGGATTTTGTCGCGCGACCGCAATACGCGGCGTTTTTGCAAGCCAATCAAGCCAACTCTGACATTATCATTCTCACGGGCATTCGCAGGATTGGCAAGACGACGTTAATGAAGATGTTTATTGCCGAATTGTTGAAGGCATACGAGCCACGCTTCATCCTCTATGCTTCGCTGGATTCTCTGGCGCTGGAGAAATTTTCCATCAATGAAATCCTGCGCGACTATCGCAAGATTCATGGCCTCAAGTTGACGGACAGGGTCTTCTTGTTCTTTGATGAAGTCGCTTACCGGCCCAAAATCCATCAGGAGCTAAAAAATCTCTATGATGCAGAGCGCGTCAAAATCTTTGCTTCCGCTTCTTCCGCTGCGATCCTGCGCGATACGCACGGCTTTCTCACGGGCCGCTCGCGGGTGCTCGAAGTGCTGCCGCTCGACTTTGCCGAGTTCCTCAGTTTTAAAAAGCTCGAGCCGCGCCGCGCCGAAGGCTATCTGCTCGAAAAGAGCTTTGACGAATACCTGCAAACCGGCGGCATTCCTGAATATGTTCTGACCGGCGATATCAGTTATCTTGATAACCTCATCGAAAGCGTGATTCACAAGGATATCATCGCGCTCCACGGCGTGCGTGATGTGTCCGGCGTGAAAGACTTCTTCCGCTTGCTGATGGAACGCGCCGGCAAGCAATTCACCATCAACAAGGTGGCCAGGATTTTCGGCGTGTCACCGGACACCGTGCGACGATACCTGGAATACTTTACACAGACTTTTCTGGTTTATACCATTGAGCGCTGCGGCAAGCTCAACGAGCGGCTGCGGTCGCCCAAAAAATTGTATGCCGCCGACGTGGGCATGCGCAACCACCTCACCGGATTTCGCGACAAGGGGGCGATCTTCGAGAATCTTGTGTTTCTGAAGATCAAACAACGCGGGCCGTGCTACGTCTATCAAAACGGCGTGGAGCTGGATTTCCTGGCCGGTCAGGTTCTTTGCGAAGTCAAGCTTGGGGGCGAACTGACGGCAAAACAGCAAAGCTTCTTTGCGGCATTCCCGGCGCGCAAGAAAGTATTGGTGCAAGGCATGCAGGATTATTTGAAGCTGGAGGAACTGCTGGCGTAA